A single genomic interval of Prionailurus viverrinus isolate Anna chromosome A2, UM_Priviv_1.0, whole genome shotgun sequence harbors:
- the ATRIP gene encoding ATR-interacting protein isoform X4: MAGTPAPGSRRRSGLPAPSSGPPPSTGHPPSKRARGFPAAAAPDPEDPFGAHGDFTADDLEELDTLASQALSQCPAAPRDVSNVHKVPRLDGMSKTPAGKNREYVPVKENFELEVLQAQYKELKEKMKAMEEEVLIKNGEIKILRDSLHQTESILEEQRRSHFLLEQEKTQVLSDKEKEFSKKLQSLQSELQFKDAEMNELRTKLQSSERANKLAAPSILHASPRKSPSVAIKPEACSPQFGKPSFPTKESFSANMSLPHPFQTEPGYKSLVGREVVENKSHNLGGDPIKQEESQKRLVDSWMQRSNTQGSILINLLLKQPLIPGSSLGLCHLLSSCSEAPTSTLLQPLGYGSTLTGISSLRTTGSRDGSFPHLALREAQNLALTGLNLVARDEGSCDGDQAEGGRRAFPLCQLPGAVHLLPLVQFFIGLHCQALHDLAAVKRSGAPADSPTSSSYVSSGGEASLEDSLCNLEGFSVASLSVLQHLVCHSGAVVHLLLSDAGVDSAAGEGNQSLVHRQDHGDVSSVPRGLTDDQGQHPLLKMLLHLLTFSSAATGHLQTSVLSQCLKILVKLAENASFDFLPRFQCVFRVLPQCLSPESPLPSVLLTVELLSLLVDHEKLAPQLCSPSEGCLLLLLYMYITSRPDKVASETQWLQLEQEAVWLLAKLGVQSPASPVTGSVCQCNVEVVRALTVMLHRQWLTVRRAGEPPRTEQQKRTVRCLRDTVLLLHSLSQKDKLFTVHCVEVLHQYDQVMPGVSMLIRGLPDVTDCEEAALDDLCATETDADDPEMDCS, from the exons ATGGCTGGAACCCCCGCGCCGGGCAGCAGGAGGCGGAGCGGGCTTCCGGCGCCTAGCTCTGGCCCGCCGCCCAGCACCGGGCACCCTCCGAGCAAGCGAGCCCGAGGCTTCCCCGCAGCCGCTGCCCCGGACCCCGAAGACCCGTTCGGCGCGCACGGGGATTTCACCGCTGACGACCTGGAGGAACTCGACACCCTCGCGTCGCAGGCCCTGAGCCAGTGCCCGGCCGCTCCTCGGGACGTGTCCA ATGTTCATAAGGTCCCCAGATTAGATGGGATGTCAAAAACTCCTGCAGGGAAAAACAGAGAATATGTTCCTGTTAAAGAGAATTTTGAATTAGAGGTACTTCAGGCACAATACAAAGAACTTAAAGAAAAG ATGAAAGCAATGGAAGAAGAAGTTCtcattaaaaatggagaaataaaaattttgcgGGACTCATTGCATCAGACAGAATCCATTCTAGAGGAACAGAGAAGATCACATTTCCTCCTTGAACAAGAGAAAACTCAAGTGCTCAGtgacaaagaaaaggaattttcaaAAAAG CTCCAATCATTGCAGTCCGAACTCCAATTTAAAGATGCTGAGATGAATGAATTAAGGACAAAGCTTCAAAGCAGTGAACGAGCAAATAAATTGGCTGCTCCCTCCATTCTCCATGCCAG TCCTAGGAAAAGCCCTTCTGTGGCTATAAAGCCAGAAGCATGTTCTCCACAATTCGGAAAACCATCTTTCCCTACAAAGGAGTCTTTTAGTGCTAACatgtcccttccccaccccttccagaCAGAGCCAGGATATAAGTCCCTGGTGGGCAGAGAGG ttGTAGAGAATAAGAGCCACAATCTGGGAGGTGACCCCATTAAGCAAGAAGAGTCGCAGAAAAGACTTGTTGACAGCTGGATGCAGAGATCAAACACTCAAG GTTCCATTTTGATAAACCTTCTCCTGAAGCAGCCTTTGATCCCAGGGTCATCCCTAGGTCTGTGCCACCTCCTGAGCAGTTGTTCTGAGGCTCCTACCAGCACCCTACTGCAGCCACTGGGGTATGGCAG TACCTTGACTGGGATTTCAAGCCTGAGGACCACAGGTTCTCGCGATGGGTCATTTCCCCACTTGGCCCTGAGAgaagcacagaacctggcacttaCTGGATTGAATCTGGTTGCCAGGGATGAAGGCTCATGTGATGGAGACCaagcagagggaggcagaagggccTTCCCACTCTGCCAGCTTCCTGGGGCCGTGCATCTCCTCCCCCTGGTACAGTTCTTTATCGGCTTACACTGCCAGGCTCTGCACGATCTGGCAGCAGTCAAGAGAAGTGGAGCGCCTGCGGACTCACCGACAAGTTCCTCCTACGTGAGCTCTGGGGGAGAGGCCAGCCTTGAGGACTCACTTTGCAACCTGGAAGGCTTCTCTGTGGCTTCACTTAGTGTTCTTCAGCACCTGGTGTGCCACAGCGGAGCGGTCGTCCACCTATTACTATCAGATGCAGGGGTGGATTCTGCCGCTGGGGAAGGAAACCAGAGTCTGGTTCACAGACAAGATCATGGGGATGTGTCCTCAGTCCCAAGGGGGCTTACTGATGACCAAGGCCAGCACCCACTACTGAAGATGCTTCTTCACCTGTTGACTTTCTCTTCTGCAGCAACAGGTCACCTTCAAACCAGTGTCCTGAGCCAGTGTCTTAAGATTTTGGTGAAATTAGCTGAAAATGCTTCCTTTGATTTCCTGCCCAG GTTCCAGTGTGTGTTCCGGGTACTGCCGCAGTGCCTCAGCCCCGAGAGCCCCCTGCCCAGCGTGCTACTGACTGTTGAGCTCCTTTCCCTCCTGGTGGACCACGAGAAGCTCGCGCCTCAGCTCTGCTCCCCCTCAG AAGGctgcctcctcctgctgctgtaCATGTACATCACGTCAAGGCCTGATAAAGTGGCCTCGGAGACACAGTGGCTTCAACTAGAGCAAGAG GCCGTGTGGCTCCTGGCTAAGCTTGGTGTGCAGAGCCCTGCCTCCCCAGTCACTGGCTCTGTCTGCCAGTGCAACGTGGAG GTGGTCAGAGCACTCACAGTGATGCTGCACAGACAGTGGCTGACAGTGCGGAGGGCGGGGGAGCCCCCGAGGACTGAGCAGCAGAAGCGGACTGTGCGGTGTCTGCGGGACACGGTGTTGCTGCTGCACAGCCTCTCCCAGAAGGACAAGCTCTTCACTGTGCACTGTGTGGAGGTCCTACATCAGTATGACCAGGTGATGCCAGGGGTCAGCATGCTG
- the ATRIP gene encoding ATR-interacting protein isoform X3, producing MAGTPAPGSRRRSGLPAPSSGPPPSTGHPPSKRARGFPAAAAPDPEDPFGAHGDFTADDLEELDTLASQALSQCPAAPRDVSNVHKVPRLDGMSKTPAGKNREYVPVKENFELEVLQAQYKELKEKMKAMEEEVLIKNGEIKILRDSLHQTESILEEQRRSHFLLEQEKTQVLSDKEKEFSKKLQSLQSELQFKDAEMNELRTKLQSSERANKLAAPSILHASPRKSPSVAIKPEACSPQFGKPSFPTKESFSANMSLPHPFQTEPGYKSLVGREVVENKSHNLGGDPIKQEESQKRLVDSWMQRSNTQGSILINLLLKQPLIPGSSLGLCHLLSSCSEAPTSTLLQPLGYGSTLTGISSLRTTGSRDGSFPHLALREAQNLALTGLNLVARDEGSCDGDQAEGGRRAFPLCQLPGAVHLLPLVQFFIGLHCQALHDLAAVKRSGAPADSPTSSSYVSSGGEASLEDSLCNLEGFSVASLSVLQHLVCHSGAVVHLLLSDAGVDSAAGEGNQSLVHRQDHGDVSSVPRGLTDDQGQHPLLKMLLHLLTFSSAATGHLQTSVLSQCLKILVKLAENASFDFLPRFQCVFRVLPQCLSPESPLPSVLLTVELLSLLVDHEKLAPQLCSPSGCLLLLLYMYITSRPDKVASETQWLQLEQEAVWLLAKLGVQSPASPVTGSVCQCNVEVVRALTVMLHRQWLTVRRAGEPPRTEQQKRTVRCLRDTVLLLHSLSQKDKLFTVHCVEVLHQYDQVMPGVSMLIRGLPDVTDCEVAEGARPGRGRDWLVPAGVGEERWVSPQCPAPPGLHHTTLFSWLRGSPG from the exons ATGGCTGGAACCCCCGCGCCGGGCAGCAGGAGGCGGAGCGGGCTTCCGGCGCCTAGCTCTGGCCCGCCGCCCAGCACCGGGCACCCTCCGAGCAAGCGAGCCCGAGGCTTCCCCGCAGCCGCTGCCCCGGACCCCGAAGACCCGTTCGGCGCGCACGGGGATTTCACCGCTGACGACCTGGAGGAACTCGACACCCTCGCGTCGCAGGCCCTGAGCCAGTGCCCGGCCGCTCCTCGGGACGTGTCCA ATGTTCATAAGGTCCCCAGATTAGATGGGATGTCAAAAACTCCTGCAGGGAAAAACAGAGAATATGTTCCTGTTAAAGAGAATTTTGAATTAGAGGTACTTCAGGCACAATACAAAGAACTTAAAGAAAAG ATGAAAGCAATGGAAGAAGAAGTTCtcattaaaaatggagaaataaaaattttgcgGGACTCATTGCATCAGACAGAATCCATTCTAGAGGAACAGAGAAGATCACATTTCCTCCTTGAACAAGAGAAAACTCAAGTGCTCAGtgacaaagaaaaggaattttcaaAAAAG CTCCAATCATTGCAGTCCGAACTCCAATTTAAAGATGCTGAGATGAATGAATTAAGGACAAAGCTTCAAAGCAGTGAACGAGCAAATAAATTGGCTGCTCCCTCCATTCTCCATGCCAG TCCTAGGAAAAGCCCTTCTGTGGCTATAAAGCCAGAAGCATGTTCTCCACAATTCGGAAAACCATCTTTCCCTACAAAGGAGTCTTTTAGTGCTAACatgtcccttccccaccccttccagaCAGAGCCAGGATATAAGTCCCTGGTGGGCAGAGAGG ttGTAGAGAATAAGAGCCACAATCTGGGAGGTGACCCCATTAAGCAAGAAGAGTCGCAGAAAAGACTTGTTGACAGCTGGATGCAGAGATCAAACACTCAAG GTTCCATTTTGATAAACCTTCTCCTGAAGCAGCCTTTGATCCCAGGGTCATCCCTAGGTCTGTGCCACCTCCTGAGCAGTTGTTCTGAGGCTCCTACCAGCACCCTACTGCAGCCACTGGGGTATGGCAG TACCTTGACTGGGATTTCAAGCCTGAGGACCACAGGTTCTCGCGATGGGTCATTTCCCCACTTGGCCCTGAGAgaagcacagaacctggcacttaCTGGATTGAATCTGGTTGCCAGGGATGAAGGCTCATGTGATGGAGACCaagcagagggaggcagaagggccTTCCCACTCTGCCAGCTTCCTGGGGCCGTGCATCTCCTCCCCCTGGTACAGTTCTTTATCGGCTTACACTGCCAGGCTCTGCACGATCTGGCAGCAGTCAAGAGAAGTGGAGCGCCTGCGGACTCACCGACAAGTTCCTCCTACGTGAGCTCTGGGGGAGAGGCCAGCCTTGAGGACTCACTTTGCAACCTGGAAGGCTTCTCTGTGGCTTCACTTAGTGTTCTTCAGCACCTGGTGTGCCACAGCGGAGCGGTCGTCCACCTATTACTATCAGATGCAGGGGTGGATTCTGCCGCTGGGGAAGGAAACCAGAGTCTGGTTCACAGACAAGATCATGGGGATGTGTCCTCAGTCCCAAGGGGGCTTACTGATGACCAAGGCCAGCACCCACTACTGAAGATGCTTCTTCACCTGTTGACTTTCTCTTCTGCAGCAACAGGTCACCTTCAAACCAGTGTCCTGAGCCAGTGTCTTAAGATTTTGGTGAAATTAGCTGAAAATGCTTCCTTTGATTTCCTGCCCAG GTTCCAGTGTGTGTTCCGGGTACTGCCGCAGTGCCTCAGCCCCGAGAGCCCCCTGCCCAGCGTGCTACTGACTGTTGAGCTCCTTTCCCTCCTGGTGGACCACGAGAAGCTCGCGCCTCAGCTCTGCTCCCCCTCAG GctgcctcctcctgctgctgtaCATGTACATCACGTCAAGGCCTGATAAAGTGGCCTCGGAGACACAGTGGCTTCAACTAGAGCAAGAG GCCGTGTGGCTCCTGGCTAAGCTTGGTGTGCAGAGCCCTGCCTCCCCAGTCACTGGCTCTGTCTGCCAGTGCAACGTGGAG GTGGTCAGAGCACTCACAGTGATGCTGCACAGACAGTGGCTGACAGTGCGGAGGGCGGGGGAGCCCCCGAGGACTGAGCAGCAGAAGCGGACTGTGCGGTGTCTGCGGGACACGGTGTTGCTGCTGCACAGCCTCTCCCAGAAGGACAAGCTCTTCACTGTGCACTGTGTGGAGGTCCTACATCAGTATGACCAGGTGATGCCAGGGGTCAGCATGCTG